The Nocardia sp. NBC_00508 nucleotide sequence GTGGAGAACTCGGCGGTCTTCGGGATGGCCGATGAGTATTGCGAATTCGCTAGATTCCCCTCCCCTGGTCTCCCAACTGGCTGCATAGAAACGTCACTGTGATGAAATGAGGTGCGCTTGTGACAGCTGCCATGGAACTCGCCGTGGATTCTGTTCTGCGGTCCAGTGATTGGTGAGTGGCTCTGGTCGTCCAGGTCCAGTTACGGGCAGTCTGGTGCGGTGCTGGTTCGTCGGTTGGTCGCGTTGTATGTCGGGTTGTGGCTATACGGGTTTTCGATGGCGGTGATGGTGCGGGCGGGGCTTGGGCTGGATCCGTGGGACGTGTTCCATCAGGGCGCCGCGCGGCATGTGCCGATCAGTTTCGGTGCGGTGACGGCGGTGACCGGTGTCGTGGTGCTGTTGGCGTGGATTCCGTTGCGGCAGCGGCCTGGACTCGGCACGGTGAGCAATGTCGTGGTGATCGCGTTATCGGTGGACGCGGGGTTGGCGTGGCTGCCGTCGTGGGATTCACTCGCGGTGCGGGTGGCTGCGATGGGTGTCGCGGTCGTGCTGAACGCGGTGGCGAGTGTGCTTTACATCGGGGCTGGCATGGGGCCGGGGCCGCGGGATGGGTTGATGACCGGGCTGGTTCGGCGGACCGGTGAATCGGTGTGGGTGGTGCGCACGGCGATCGAGGTGACAGTGTTGGCGATCGGATGGGTTCTCGGCGGCAGCGTCGGTGTCGGAACTCTGGTGTACGCGTTCGGGATCGGCCCGCTGATTCACCTGATGATTCCCGCGGCGAATCGGTTCCTACCAGGATTTGCGCCGCCGAAGGTCGAGCCGGTCGCCAGCGGGGCTGCGACTGCTGGCTCGAGCGGGTAGTTCGCTCCCCTGCCCTGTTCGCGGGCAACCAGTCCAGAAGTGTCGTGGCAGCCCTGCACGGATAATTCCTGGTGGCCGTCGCCGTGTCCGGGGACAATCCGGTGGTGTCTGCTCTGCTACCGGATGTGGTCGCCGTCGAAGTGTTCGCCGCTGACGCTCAGCCCGCGTTGCCGGGTGCGGCGGTGCTGTTGCGGCCGTGGTCGATGGCGGATGTGGCGGCCGTTCATGCCGTTTACCGGGATCCGGAGGTGCAACGCTGGCATGTCCGCAGTCTGGACTCGGAAGCCGAGGCTCGGGCGTTGATCGCGCGCTGGCAGGCGGGATGGACGGATGGTTCCGGTCCGCAATGGGCGGTCGTCGTCGAGGATGTGGTGGCGGGCCGGATCGGGTTGCGGAATATGGCGCCGGCCGAGGGGTTGTCGGAGATCGGGTACTGGACCGCTCCGGGTTGGCGGGGTCGCGGTGTGGCGCCGAGCGCGCTGGAGGTCATGACCCGGTGGGCGTTCGAGGTCGGTTTTCACCGGCTGGAGGTGCTGCATTCGGTGCGCAATCTGCCGTCGTGCCGTGCGGCGGTGAAGGCGGGGTTCGTGCCGGAGGGTGTCAAGCGCAGCGCCGGTCTGCACACGGATGGGTGGCACGACATGCATGTGCATGCTCGGATTCGCGGAACATAGATCTCTATACGGAAGTGGTGGCCCCGGTTAGCCTGTGGGGAGGGTCCGGCAGAAGGTGAAATCCATGAGTGCTACCACCATTGCCCGGCAGTGCACCTTGTGCGAGGCGCACTGTGGAATCCTGGTCACGGTCGATGACGACCGGGTGACGCGGATCGAGGGTAATCCGGAGGATGTGCTGTCGAAGGGCTACATCTGCCCCAAGGCGACGGCGATGGGCGGGTTGCACCACGACCCGGATCGGCTGCGGACTCCGGTGCGGCGGGTGGGTTCGTCGTTCGAGCCGATCGGATGGGACGAGGCGTTCCAGGAGATCGGGCGGCGGCTGCGGAAGGTGCGCCGGGAGCACGGGAACAGCGCCATCGGCATGTATCTGGGCAATCCGGCGGCGCACAGCTCGGCGGTGCTGTATGCGGGGATGTTGCGTGCGGTGTTGTTGACGAGAAACTTCTTCTCGGCGTCGTCGATCGATCAGTTCCCGCAGGAGTTCGTTGCCTGGCGGATGTTCGGTTCGAATGTGCTGATGCCGGTGACCGATATCGATCGGACCGATCGACTGGTGATCTTGGGGGCGAATCCCGCTGTGTCCAACGGGTCGATCACCACGATGCCGAATGCGAAGCAGCGGATTCGTGAGGTGCGCCGGCGCGGTGGCAGGGTCGTGGTGATCGACCCGCGGCGGACCGAGACGGCGAGGTTGGCCGATCAGCACGTCGCGGTGTGCCCGGGTGGTGACGTGTATCTGCTGCTGGCGATGTTGCACGTGCTGGTCGCCGAGGAGCTCTGTGACGAGAAGGCGATCCGCGCGTCGAGCACGGGGTGGGAGCAGTTGCGTGCGCTGGTGGCCGAGGCGGAGCCGGAGCGGATGGCGTCGTTTGCGGGGGTAGCTGCCGAGACAATTCGGGAGCTCGCCCGTGAGCATGCCGCGGCGTCCTCGGCTGTGCTGTATGCGCGGATCGGGGTGTGTCAGCAGGTGACGGGCACGCTGACGCATTGGTTGGTGAACACGATCAATGCGGTGACGGGCAATCTGGATCGGCCGGGCGGGCAGATGTTCGCCACACCGCCGATCGATGCGGCGCGGTATGCGAAGTATTTGCCGATGGGGTACGGGGCGTGGACGGATCGGTCCGGGACTTACAAGTCGTTCCGTTCGGAGTTGCCGGTGGCGGCGTTGGCGCCGGAGATCCTGACCGAGGGCCAGGGCCGGATCCGGGCGATGATCACGTATGCGGGCAATCCGGTGTTGTCGACACCGCAGCGCGGCCAGTTGGGTGCGGCGTTGGATTCGCTGGATTTCTATGTGGCGGTGGACATGTACGTCACGGAGACTACGCGGCACGCCGACATCATTTTGCCGCCGATTTCGCCGTTGGAGCGGGAGGACGTCAACATCCTGTTCCCGTTGTTCAGTGTCCGCAACAACCTGCGTTTCGATGCGCGGGTGTTCGAGCCGCCCGCCGACGGGTTGGAGGATTGGCAGATCATGGCGCGATTGATCACCGAGCTGGTGCCGTTGCCTGCGCGCCGGTTGACGAGGCGGGTGCTGAATGGGGTGTTCGATCGGGTCAGTCCGGTGCGGGTGGCTGCGGTCGGGGTGGCGGCGGGCCCGTATGGGGTGTTGCGGCGTGGTCGCAAGGGGTTGACCGTGGGTAAGGCGCGGGCGGTGGCCGGGGGGATCGATCTGGGGCCGTTGCGTCCTCGGCTGCGGTCGTTGATCGGGACGAAGGATCGGAAGGTGTGTTTGGCGCCGGAGGATTTCGTGGCTGCCGCGCGTGCGGTGCTGGCGGATGCGCGGGACGGGAAGGCGTTGACCACACCGGCGGAGGGGTTCGACTTGAAGTTGATCGGTCGCCGTCATCTGCGCAGCAACAATTCGTGGCTGCACAATGTGCCTGCGATGGTGAAGGGGCGGGATCGTTGCACGGCGCTGATGCATCCGCAGGATGCGGCCGCGCGCGGGTTGGGTGACGGTGAGCGGGTGACAGTGCGTTCGCGGACCGGGTCGATCGTGGTGGCTTTGGAGGTCAGCGACGACATCCGGGTGGGTACGGTGGCGATTCCGCATGGGTGGGGGCATCAGGAGCCGGGTGTCGGCTGGACAGTGGCGGCGTCGCTGCCGGGAGCGAATGTGAACCTGTTGCACGATCCGGCGTTGACGGACACGTTCTCCGGGGCCGCGGCGGTGAACAACACGTGGGTGGCCGTGACGCGTGCGCCCCTCGAGTCCGGCGATCGCGACCGGGTGAGCGAGCCGGAGCCCGCGCCGACCGACTGAGCTGCGCACTGCGTCTCGGTGGGGTGTGGCATCTGCCGCCGCTCTCAGCGTGTTTGTACCGGGGCGCGACAGGGGACGCGCCGCACTGCCGTGGGGAACGGTCGCAGGGCCGATGGTCAGGCGGGTTCGATGCGGGCGGGGACGTGTTTGTGCCAGGGGGTGCCTGCGATGGCGTCGCGCCAGGTGAGGTCGGTGAGTTCGTTGGCGGCGACGCCGACGCGCTGGGTGCCGTCGTCGGCGGGGAGGTCGAGGCCGAGTCCGTTGGGCAGGGAGGCGTGACCTGGTTGCATGCGGTCGGTGATTTCGACGGCGGCGACGGCGCTGCCGCGGCGGGTGGTGATGCGGGCGCGGGCGCCGGTGGTGAGGCCGAGGCGGGTGGCGTCGTCGGGGTTGAGGCGCAATGCGCCTTCGGGGTCGCGGCGACGCCAGCTGTTGTCGCGGAAGATGGTGTTGGCGGTGAAGGAGCGGCGCTCCCCCGCGGCGAGGACGAACGGGAATTCCGCGGTGGTGTGGGTGGCGGGTGTGGTAGCGAGTTCGCGTAGGGCCTGCAGGAGTTCCGGGATGGCCAGGGGGATGCGTTTGTCGGGGTGTGGCAGGTAGTCCCAGGCGTCGGTGTAGTTGTCGACGGTGAAGGTGACCCCGGATCGGTTGGTGAGGATCGCGTCGAACAAGGCGTCGGCGTCGCGGTGTCCGGCGCGGCGCATCGCTGCCGGATAGACCTTGGCGACGCGTTGGGTCAGCGCCCACAACAGTGCCGCGGAGCGGGCGCCGTCGGGCAGGGTGGGGCCGAGAGTTTCGTACAGCACGTAGGGGGCCAGTCCGCCGAGGGATTTGTCGGCGGCCAGCAGTGCGGCGAAGGTCCAGGCGTAGGGGCGTCGTCCGAGTTTCGCCGCGGCGCGCAGCAGGCGGAGTTTGCCGCGGCCGACGACGCCGAGTTCGCGCAGCAGCCGGGCGTAGATCTCGGGTTCGGGCAGGGTGCCGGGCAGCGGGTCGAGGACGGGGGCGCGTAGGTGGAAGGTGTTGCGCGGGAACTCGAGGTTGAAGAAGGTGGCTTCCCATTTCTCGAATTGGCTGGCGGCGGGCAGGACGTAGTCGGCATGTCTGGCGGTTTCGGTGAGTGCGACATCGATGACGACGACCAGGTCGAGTGCGTCCAGTGCGTCGCGGAAGGCGGCCGAGTCGGCCAGAGAGTGGGCCGGGTTGGCGGATTCGATGATCATCGCGCGGAACCGGTCGGGGTGGTCGGTGCGGATCTCTTCGGCGATGCTGTTGCACGGCAGCATGCCGCCGAAGAGGGGGGCACCGGTGACAGGGCTGCGCTTGACCTCGCGGCGGTAGCCGGCCAGGGGCGCCATCCATGAATGGGGTTGCATGCCGCCCGGGGTGGCGAAGTTGCCGGTGAGCAGCCACAGCAGTTTGTTCAGGTAGGAGATCAGGGTGCTGTTGGGGCTTTGCTGGATGCCGAGGTCTTCGTAGGTGGCGACGCTGACGGCGGTGCCGATGCGGTGGGCGGTGCTGCGCAGCAGGTGTTCGGGGACGCCGCAGATTTCCGCGTGAGCGGCGACGTCGATGTGGGTGAGGTCGGCGAGGACGGTGCCGGATCCGGTGGTGTGCTCGGTGAGGAAGGTGTGGTCGATGAGGTCGTCCTGGGCGAGGATCGCGAGCAGGGCGGACAGGCACCAGGCGTCGGTGCCGGGGCGCACCTGGAGATGGATGTCGGCGAGGTCGGCGGTTTCGGTGCGGACCGGGTCCACGACGATCATGGTGCGGGCGGGATCTTTGGCGATCTGTTGCAGGACGGTGCGGGCGCGTGGGACGCCGTGTGACTGCCAGGGGTTCTTGCCGAGGAAGATCGAGACTTCGGCGTGCTCGAAGTCGCCGGTGGTGTGTCCGCCGGTGAGGTGGGTGTCGACCCAGCCTTCGCCGGTCTTCTCCTGGGCCAGGGCGCTGGAGCGGTAGCGGCTGCCGAGGGCGCGGCGCAGGGCGGTGCTGTAGGCGCCGCCGAGGTGATTGCCTTGTCCCCCGCCGCCGTAGTAGAAGATCTTGTCACCGCCGTAGCTGTCCTTGACTTCGGTCAGTTTTGTGGCGACTTCGGAAATCGCGGTGTCCCAGTCGATTTCGGTGAAGCTGCCGTCGGGTTCGCGGCGCAGCGGGGTGGTGAGTCTGGTGCCGCCGTTCTGGTAGTGGTCCAGCCGCAGCGCTTTGTTGCAGGTGTAGCCGGCGGAGGCGACGTGGTCTTTGTCGCCGCGGATCTTGGCGAAGCGGCGGTCCTCGAGCTGGATGAGCAGTCCGCAGTTGTTCTCGCAGAGGATGCAGGCGGTCTTGTGCCATGTCCCGGTGGCCGAAGGTGTGGTGGGTGTGGTCATTTGCTCACCTGATCTACGCGGGTGCCGTCGAGCCATGGTTTCGGGTCGGCGAGGAATGGGGTGTCGGCGAGGCGGTCGAGGTCCTCGAAGAAAGCTTGGGTGGTGCGGGCGGCTGCGGCGGTGGTG carries:
- the yczE gene encoding membrane protein YczE; the protein is MIGEWLWSSRSSYGQSGAVLVRRLVALYVGLWLYGFSMAVMVRAGLGLDPWDVFHQGAARHVPISFGAVTAVTGVVVLLAWIPLRQRPGLGTVSNVVVIALSVDAGLAWLPSWDSLAVRVAAMGVAVVLNAVASVLYIGAGMGPGPRDGLMTGLVRRTGESVWVVRTAIEVTVLAIGWVLGGSVGVGTLVYAFGIGPLIHLMIPAANRFLPGFAPPKVEPVASGAATAGSSG
- a CDS encoding GNAT family N-acetyltransferase → MSALLPDVVAVEVFAADAQPALPGAAVLLRPWSMADVAAVHAVYRDPEVQRWHVRSLDSEAEARALIARWQAGWTDGSGPQWAVVVEDVVAGRIGLRNMAPAEGLSEIGYWTAPGWRGRGVAPSALEVMTRWAFEVGFHRLEVLHSVRNLPSCRAAVKAGFVPEGVKRSAGLHTDGWHDMHVHARIRGT
- a CDS encoding molybdopterin oxidoreductase family protein, with translation MSATTIARQCTLCEAHCGILVTVDDDRVTRIEGNPEDVLSKGYICPKATAMGGLHHDPDRLRTPVRRVGSSFEPIGWDEAFQEIGRRLRKVRREHGNSAIGMYLGNPAAHSSAVLYAGMLRAVLLTRNFFSASSIDQFPQEFVAWRMFGSNVLMPVTDIDRTDRLVILGANPAVSNGSITTMPNAKQRIREVRRRGGRVVVIDPRRTETARLADQHVAVCPGGDVYLLLAMLHVLVAEELCDEKAIRASSTGWEQLRALVAEAEPERMASFAGVAAETIRELAREHAAASSAVLYARIGVCQQVTGTLTHWLVNTINAVTGNLDRPGGQMFATPPIDAARYAKYLPMGYGAWTDRSGTYKSFRSELPVAALAPEILTEGQGRIRAMITYAGNPVLSTPQRGQLGAALDSLDFYVAVDMYVTETTRHADIILPPISPLEREDVNILFPLFSVRNNLRFDARVFEPPADGLEDWQIMARLITELVPLPARRLTRRVLNGVFDRVSPVRVAAVGVAAGPYGVLRRGRKGLTVGKARAVAGGIDLGPLRPRLRSLIGTKDRKVCLAPEDFVAAARAVLADARDGKALTTPAEGFDLKLIGRRHLRSNNSWLHNVPAMVKGRDRCTALMHPQDAAARGLGDGERVTVRSRTGSIVVALEVSDDIRVGTVAIPHGWGHQEPGVGWTVAASLPGANVNLLHDPALTDTFSGAAAVNNTWVAVTRAPLESGDRDRVSEPEPAPTD
- a CDS encoding molybdopterin-dependent oxidoreductase codes for the protein MTTPTTPSATGTWHKTACILCENNCGLLIQLEDRRFAKIRGDKDHVASAGYTCNKALRLDHYQNGGTRLTTPLRREPDGSFTEIDWDTAISEVATKLTEVKDSYGGDKIFYYGGGGQGNHLGGAYSTALRRALGSRYRSSALAQEKTGEGWVDTHLTGGHTTGDFEHAEVSIFLGKNPWQSHGVPRARTVLQQIAKDPARTMIVVDPVRTETADLADIHLQVRPGTDAWCLSALLAILAQDDLIDHTFLTEHTTGSGTVLADLTHIDVAAHAEICGVPEHLLRSTAHRIGTAVSVATYEDLGIQQSPNSTLISYLNKLLWLLTGNFATPGGMQPHSWMAPLAGYRREVKRSPVTGAPLFGGMLPCNSIAEEIRTDHPDRFRAMIIESANPAHSLADSAAFRDALDALDLVVVIDVALTETARHADYVLPAASQFEKWEATFFNLEFPRNTFHLRAPVLDPLPGTLPEPEIYARLLRELGVVGRGKLRLLRAAAKLGRRPYAWTFAALLAADKSLGGLAPYVLYETLGPTLPDGARSAALLWALTQRVAKVYPAAMRRAGHRDADALFDAILTNRSGVTFTVDNYTDAWDYLPHPDKRIPLAIPELLQALRELATTPATHTTAEFPFVLAAGERRSFTANTIFRDNSWRRRDPEGALRLNPDDATRLGLTTGARARITTRRGSAVAAVEITDRMQPGHASLPNGLGLDLPADDGTQRVGVAANELTDLTWRDAIAGTPWHKHVPARIEPA